Proteins from one Nerophis lumbriciformis linkage group LG08, RoL_Nlum_v2.1, whole genome shotgun sequence genomic window:
- the LOC133612018 gene encoding zona pellucida sperm-binding protein 4-like → MCYYRKCVTLQCTKDGQMIVVVAREVTLPNIDLESISFNENGLGCGTVDTTSAFAIYQFPITACGTVVTEAQDVVIYKNRMSASFEVAVGLRGAITRDSQYQVLLQCKYAGLSTEALVVEVDQLPQPNPAAAPGPLNVELRLGSGVCTTKGCVEEDVAYNSFYEDSDYPLVKVLREPVYVEVRMLARTDPNLMLTLGRCWATAAPQPHSVPQWDLLIDGCPYVNDNYQTTQVPVGPSSGLMYPTHHRRFIFKMFHFLSTVVNYSGKGGVKDPEVTNPLKRKVYIHCYASVCQPSAENTCHPRCFRTLRDLGSATFQKTNEQDSALVTSLEIQYIERN, encoded by the exons ATGTGCTATTATAGAAAATGTG TCACTCTTCAGTGCACCAAGGACGGCCAGATGATAGTGGTGGTGGCCAGAGAAGTCACCCTGCCAAATATCGACCTAGAGTCCATCTCATTCAATGAAAACGGGCTAGGATGCGGCACAGTTGACACCACTTCAGCTTTTGCCATCTACCAGTTCCCCATCACTGCCTGTGGCACTGTCGTGACG GAGGCTCAAGATGTGGTAATATATAAGAACCGGATGTCGGCCTCCTTTGAAGTTGCTGTTGGACTGCGGGGAGCGATTACCAGGGACAGCCAATACCA GGTGCTTTTGCAGTGTAAATATGCGGGCTTGTCCACTGAAGCGCTGGTCGTTGAGGTGGACCAGCTTCCTCAACCGAATCCAGCTGCAGCTCCTGGGCCCTTAAATGTGGAGCTCCGGCTGGGCAGTGGAGTGTGCACAACCAAGGGTTGTGTTGAAG AGGACGTGGCCTACAATTCTTTCTATGAGGACAGTGACTACCCGCTGGTAAAAGTGCTCAGAGAGCCGGTGTATGTTGAGGTCAGAATGCTGGCAAGGACTGACCCCAACCTGATGTTGACTCTTGGGCGATGCTGGGCCACTGCTGCCCCCCAGCCTCATAGCGTGCCTCAGTGGGACTTGCTGATTGATGG ATGCCCTTACGTGAATGACAATTACCAGACCACTCAGGTTCCAGTTGGCCCCTCTTCAGGCCTCATGTACCCCACCCACCATAGGAGATTTATCTTCAAGATGTTCCATTTCTTGTCCACTGTGGTAAATTATTCCGGCAAGGGCGGAGTCAAAGATCCTGAAGTTACAAATCCTCTCAAGCGAAAG GTGTACATCCACTGCTACGCATCTGTGTGTCAGCCGTCAGCCGAAAACACCTGTCATCCCAGGTGCTTCCGGACGC